From the genome of Ornithobacterium rhinotracheale, one region includes:
- the hemL gene encoding glutamate-1-semialdehyde 2,1-aminomutase yields the protein MRYQRSSALFKEAQQVLPGGVNSPARAFKSVGGTPVFIESAKGAYLYDVDGNDYVDLINSWGPMILGHAHPVVTQAIIEQTEKGTSFGAPTELEIEIADLVVNNVPNLDKIRFVNSGTEACMSAIRLARGYTNREKIIKFEGCYHGHSDSFLIEAGSGLATFGKPNSPGVTQGTAKDTLLATYNDIESVKNIFNENQGQIAAVIIEPVAGNMGCVPPRENFLEELRTLCTQNGALLIFDEVMTGFRLDFGGAQKLFNIDADIVTYGKVIGGGLPVGAFAGRKEIMDYLAPLGPVYQAGTLSGNPLAMRGGLTTLELLIKSPENYDKLEATSLKIAEGINKILIEKGIAHTINMVGSMMTLFFSEEEIVNFETAKTAHNENFSKFFHYMLKKGVYLPPSSFESWFIGMAIGEKEIDRILSAVQSFEL from the coding sequence ATGAGATATCAACGAAGCAGTGCATTATTCAAAGAAGCACAACAAGTATTACCCGGTGGCGTAAACTCCCCCGCAAGAGCCTTTAAATCTGTAGGCGGAACACCCGTATTCATAGAAAGTGCAAAAGGCGCCTACCTCTACGATGTAGATGGAAACGATTATGTAGATTTAATCAACTCTTGGGGGCCTATGATTCTAGGGCACGCACACCCAGTGGTAACCCAAGCCATCATTGAGCAAACAGAAAAAGGAACCTCCTTTGGCGCTCCCACCGAATTAGAAATAGAAATTGCCGATTTGGTGGTAAACAATGTCCCAAATTTAGATAAAATACGCTTTGTAAACTCCGGAACCGAGGCCTGTATGAGTGCCATACGCCTTGCCAGAGGATACACCAATCGCGAAAAAATCATCAAATTCGAAGGCTGCTACCACGGGCATTCCGATAGTTTTTTAATTGAAGCTGGAAGCGGACTAGCCACTTTTGGGAAACCCAATAGCCCTGGCGTTACGCAAGGCACCGCAAAAGACACCCTATTGGCCACCTACAACGACATTGAAAGCGTAAAAAACATTTTCAATGAAAATCAAGGGCAAATTGCAGCCGTAATCATAGAACCCGTAGCAGGCAATATGGGCTGCGTGCCTCCGCGCGAAAACTTTTTAGAAGAGCTCCGCACCCTATGCACACAGAATGGCGCCCTTTTAATCTTTGATGAAGTAATGACAGGTTTTCGCCTAGATTTTGGCGGTGCGCAAAAACTCTTCAACATTGATGCAGACATCGTAACTTATGGTAAAGTAATCGGAGGGGGCTTGCCAGTAGGTGCCTTTGCGGGGCGTAAAGAAATTATGGATTATTTAGCACCGCTAGGTCCTGTGTATCAGGCGGGAACTCTCTCGGGGAATCCACTCGCTATGCGAGGAGGGCTCACCACACTTGAACTTTTGATTAAATCCCCTGAAAATTATGACAAGCTAGAAGCAACTAGCCTTAAAATTGCTGAGGGAATTAATAAAATTTTAATTGAAAAAGGCATTGCGCACACCATTAATATGGTAGGCTCTATGATGACTCTCTTCTTCTCAGAGGAGGAAATTGTGAACTTTGAGACGGCAAAAACCGCGCACAACGAAAATTTTTCAAAATTTTTTCACTATATGTTGAAAAAAGGTGTATATTTGCCTCCGAGTTCATTTGAATCTTGGTTCATAGGAATGGCCATAGGGGAGAAAGAGATTGATAGAATTCTCTCCGCCGTTCAATCCTTTGAACTATAA